Below is a window of Oncorhynchus clarkii lewisi isolate Uvic-CL-2024 unplaced genomic scaffold, UVic_Ocla_1.0 unplaced_contig_1341_pilon_pilon, whole genome shotgun sequence DNA.
CGTGGAGCATGTATTGCTACAGTGTGGGTAgtatcagagggaaagagaggggcatAGATCGAGTATGAAAGAGAAGGGGATACAGGAAATTAGTTTAAGGAGTATAATTGAGTAGTACGTcattatatatagttatatagtctcAAATATTTTGATATCTTTTTTTAAGAGCAACGGGGGATGGCAGGTAGAATTTAGATACTCCTTGTCGCTagcccacactccagtacagtaggtggcggtaatgcaccataacgTTGGCTACCAACCGCTGATAAACCCCACCGAATAAggaagaagacgaagaagaagagCGGTAGGAAGTGTTGACAAATATTACAGTTTTACGTCAACGGAGAGCGAATGTAAATCTTGTTTGCAATCAATGCTACTGTAGTCGTTGTACCTTAGCATAATTTGTCAGACTTCCAGAGTCATCTTTTAATTTAACATCATTATTTAATCGTACACATTTTTCAATTATGTGATGTCGTTTAAGTGAATCTAGCAGTCTAACTGTCATCCAAGTAGGACTAATGTTATCTCCCAGAGACATGGCGACTTAATTAATGACCCACCACACGTCTAGACACCTTTAAATTCGGTGACAGCACAACGTAAAATCAACGATGTCTCAATTTATGGATTCCGAAGAGAATACGCCATTGCTCAACGATGATTCTGGCAGGTGTGTTATAGCACAGACTAACGTTAAGTTATTATTCCATAAAGCTTTACTGTATGTGCTCAAAAAGTGTGTCACATTTGTCACTTGCCTCAATCATGTTGTTCTATCATTGTCGAGCTTATGTAGTTTGTCCTTTCCGTCTAGTGATGACTCCCAAAATGATGAATACAAGAGTAGATGGCGGTCAATTCGTGTAATGTACTTCACAATGTTTCTAAGCAGCGTTGGTAAGCACATTTGATACCATTTATTTTATCCTAGCCACATTGCCTACCTTTTTTAAAAGTGAATGACTGAAAGGATACCAGTAACTGCCTCGGGGAAAGTTGTTAGTCGTGGATGTGTGAGTCATAGATGTTAACCAAAGCCCTAAACTGTTAATGGTATGTGACATTTATTAGTCTGTGTTTATGCTGTGCAACATGTTTAACGATGGATATAGCCTAGGCTTCATGTATTTGTGACTTCCTCTAGGTTTCACTATTGTCATCACGTCAGTTTGGCCGTATCTGCAAAAGGTGAAGTTGACGTTGTTTTCCTGCTCTCGTCTTACAACTGTTTGGTTGAATATAAGAACCAACTAACTAACGTGTTCATACTCAATACCAGTAATGTCACTTTTAAGTCCAATTTTAGACCTGAAAAGGAGAAGTGTGAGAAAAAAAATAGCAAAGAAGAACCTCCCTGCTTTACTTAGAAATGCCAGAACACTGTATAagccatgttttttttgttggaaGTTGTGGGTATGCTATTTCACCCTCTCCCTTTTGAAATATAAACGTGAAGCTCTTGAAATAGCTCTCATGAAGCTCTCAAAACTGTGACAAAATAATAGtgcatgcaaaaaaaaaataagagATAATGTCGCACATGGCATCACAATCTACAGCATGACTGACAGTGGTTCTCAAATCTACTCTATCTGCCCGTCTAGATCGATGACAGTGCCAATGCTAGCTTCCTGGGCTGGGTGGTGGCGGCCTACAGCCTGGGCCAGATGCTGGCGTCCCCCCTCTTTGGGCTCTGGTCCAATCACAGACCCAGGAGAGAACCGTTGGCCTGCTCTATTTTCATCAACGTCACAGCCAACATCTACTACTCCTacgtctacctacccacatcACAGAACAAATACCACATGCTCATGTCTCGAGCTTTAGTCGGTTTTGGAGCAGGTGGGCTATGTCTCTGGTTTAGTCAGATGTAATACAGTATCACCAGTCGAAGTCAAGGGGCTCTTTCACTGCACACTTGTGCTTGCAGATTTTTCCTTTGGTTTTGTTGATTTTCTAAATCAGGGGTAGGCAATCCTGATCCCGGAGTGTCGCAGGCACCTCATATTTTTGATTTAGCCGACGTGGAAGACCGAGGTGTGTTTGAATTTTGGCAATCATTGAACttatcaattagctcagttgggtcaggtgtggtgcctagttgtAAACACAATTATTACatttcacattttagtcatttagcagacgctcttatccagagcgacttacagcagTGACtggatacattttcatattttttttgtttgtttgttctttctgtactggtcccctgtgggaatcgagcccacaaccctggcgttgcatgTGCCACGTTCTgtcaactgagccacacgggaccatgCAGTACCTGCGACACTCCAGGAACATTGCCATTTTTCTCCCATCTGTATTGTTGGAACAAATCTAATTTGGACGTGCCTATCTAATATTTGGTTGTTGGTCCTGTTTTctttttgtgttgttgttgcttttATAGGGAACGTAGCTGTTGTGAGGTCCTATGTTGCTGGAGCCACCTCACTGAAGGAGAGAAACAGTGCTATGGCTAACACAAGTGCCTGTCAGGCTCTGGGGTTCATTCTGGGTCCAGGTATGGTTGTTCTCCCTTTTCCCCATTACTCAGTCTCACAGTGAGAGTTGGCTGTCTTTCTACATTGGAGCACTGTTTGCTGACCTGGTACAAGTGCACATTGTCAGCATTAGGTATTAACTATACAAGTATGTTCGGTCACAATGAGCCTATTTCGCTATAAGGCTACGTGAATTGAGAGAGGTGTGAAGACTAGTCAACCTGATAGGGATTCAGCAGTTGATTAGCGAGTGTGACGATCTGCGGTAAAACTGAACTATGACGTAAGTGAGAAtacaagaaacaaacaaaaacggAACCAATTTTGTTCAGTTTTGACATTGTACGACGCTAATCTCTAATCATCTCTGTACTAGCAACATAAATATTGtgttgcaaacatttaaaaaggaAATGCAGCAAGGTAAAGGATTGATTGTGACGAatgctgggaattgccagggacctcacgatacgatattgtCACCATATTTTTTCGGgcgccgatacgatatgtatagCAATTCTcacgattcgatactgtgattttattgagaTTTGatattccaaacatattgctcaccatatgtcttgctgcagagagacgagagagagagagagagagccatgagaatgCGTTTTTTGATCATTCATGGAAATAAAGTGGCTCCCTGTTTTAAAAAGAAGACGGATAACAAGCTATGAAGGagaaatactggagttttggtgaaGCTACAGCCGACTggcacaaaaataatattgcgatgtCGTCGATATGATAAATCATCAAATACAATATTCTGATATGtaactcaaccccccccccccccaaacagatCATTGTGTACAACGTGACATCATAGTGGAAAAAAGCTCATTAGACAGCAGCTAAGgtgtaatacattttaatttgGTTTTTCAGCTCTCCAGGCCGGTTTGTCATTCATTGGTGAACAAGGTGTTAGCGTGAAGGTCATTGACCTACAGCTGAATATGTACACCGCCCCAGCTCTACTGGCTGCATTATTTGGCGTCATCAATATCCTGCTCGTCGTATTAGTGCTGAGGTGAGCGGTTACATTTTGACCTTTTGCTGACGTCTTGGATTTATCCAAATAACATCTTGTAGATTTACCATCTGTTCAAGTATATGTTCATCTGACGATGTTGACTTGGATAGTACCACGGGTCTCTTTACTGCCATGCTGGGAGCAGGCATGATTCACGATttgaggggcggcagggtagcctagtggttagagcattgatcaaatccccgagctgacaaggtaaaaaaatgaTGTCCGTCTACCCCAGAAGAAGCCAGTTAAACCCTGTTcctctaggctgtcattgtaaatgagaatttgttcttaaactgactagcctagttaaataattaaTAATTATTTCTGTTCAATAGGGAACACCAAGTTGACGACTATGGAAGACATATCAGAGCCATCAAttatgtgtctgaaggtacataCTTTGCCAAAAGGTTGAATAAATCGGAGCCTTGTCTGTTATGTAGTTGATACTACCTTGTATTTAACCAGTAACCGcttgccttttttttttaaaccagttTGGAACATTTGAGTGGTTGTGGATAGATCAGGCATCTTTTTTGTTTCTGTAGCTGAAACAAGATAAAGTAGTATGTTTGCTTTGGCTTGTAAAGTTGTTGAGTGCCATGTCTTCACTCTTCTCTTACAGAAAGAATGGATGTCAGTCAGGAAACAGAAGGGAATATTGATCACGTTGCTGTTTTGACCTCCAATGTTCTATTTTTCATCATCATGTTCATTTTCGCTGTCTTCGAGACGTACGTACTGTTTTATAGTCGCCGTGCCAATAACGTAGTATCGTCGGCAATGCATAACAATAATATCAGTATTTGTTGAATGACTTGAAGCTCATTTAGAAACGCACGACTGTCGGAAGTCACAAGTAAAAACCGGTGCAAGTTGTATTTGCTAATTTTCATCCCATTGTTTTTTACAACACGCGTCATCTGTGGACGGGGTTTTCTACACTTTTGATTTTCAGCATAGCCACACCCCTATCTATGGACATGTTCTCTTGGACTAGGAAGGATGCAGTGCTCTACAACGGTATCATACTGTCCTGCGTCGGCTTTGAGTCCATCCTGGTGTTTCTACTTGTGAAGGTTCTCTCTCAAAGGTAAGCCgctcaaatctaattttattggtcacgcaagtgtttagcagatgttattgcggggtgtagcgaaatgcttgtgtttatagctccaacagtgcagtgataTCTAACAAGTAGTATATACCAATTTcaccacaatacacacaaatccaaagtaaaataatggaattaagaatatataaatattaggatgagcaatgtcggagcggcattgactaaaatactgtAGAACACTTCACTGTTCATTTCATAATAATGAAAACAATGACTGActgtgaggaggggggggggacaaatgTTAATTTGTGAATGCCACTGTCAGGATATAGTATTGAGCGTTGACTGTGCGTTGAGTATGAAAGACGCTGTTGTCTTCCAGGATTGGTGATCGTCCTGTGCTCCTTGGAGGCTTGGCTATCATATTCTGTGGCTTCTTTGTCCTGCTCCCATGGGGGAACCGTTACCCTGCCATCCAGTGGGCAGGTATGGAATCGAtggctttttgacctgtcccttTACCTTTAGGTCGTTTAGCGTCAGTGATGTGACAATTTAGCAGTCTTCACAATTCTtatagtttttttggggggggggggggttcaaattcaactgtaaatacagtatgttagCAGCATAGACTGAGCTATAGGACTGCAGGAATGAATACACCGGTAATGAGACCGTGTGCGttatacttacagtgccttctgaaagtattcataccccttgactttttgttgTATTCATacccccacattttgttgttacagcctgaattcaaagtggattcaattgttttgtttttctcacATCTACACAACacagtgacaaagtgaaaacgtgtttttagaaatggttgctaatttattgaaaattaaatacagaaatatctaatttacgtaagtattcacaccccttagtcaatacatgttagaatcacctttggcagcgattacagctgtgagtctttctgggtaaatctgagagctttgcacacctggattgtacaatatttgcacaataTTATTAAAAAAGTCAATTTGGTGTTTGATCATTGATAGaaagcaattttcaagtcttgccatagaggccactcaagaacattcaatgaCGCCTTGGTAattaactccagtgtatatttgaaaggtgaatttgtctcccagtgtccgTTGGAAAGCAGAGtgaactaggttttcctctatgattttgcttgtgcttagcgCTAGTCTGTTTCTTTTGATCATAAAAAAACgtcctagtccttgctgatgacaagcatacccataacatgatgcagccaccaccatgcttgaaaatatgaagagtggtactcagactgttttaaagtcaccattggcctcatggtgaaatcatggtgaaatccctgcgcagattccttcctctccggcaactgagttaggaaggacacctgtgaCTTGGTatattaatacaccatccaaagtgtaatttaataatttcatcatgctcaaagggatattcgattttttttccccatctaccaataggtacccttcattgcgaggcattggaaaacctccttggtctttgtggttgaatctgtgtttgaaattcactgctcgactgagggaccttacagataattgtatgtgtggggtacagagataaggtagtcattaaaaaataatgttaaacactatttcacagagtgagtccatgcaacttattatgtgacttgttcagcaGATTTTTACACCTGAATGATGTAGGCTTGccgtaacaaaggggttgaatacttattgattcaagacatttcCACGTTTTAATATTTAACTAATTTGTAAAAATGCATAAAAACATGATTCCATTATGGGGTAAGTAAACCAGACGCACacaatctcaatgtaatccattttaaattcaggctgtaacacaacaaaatgtggggaaaaaatcaaggggtgtgaatactttctgaaggcactctctctcaaaacaacagACCTCAAGAATTACACTGTCATCCACGAGACGTTTGCCCCAAACCCGGCGTTTGCCCCAACTCCGGTCTCCAACAGCTCCTTCGAGCCGACAGGCTGCCCTGCTGAACAGACATGGTGCCAGTATACCCCCGCCATTCACCTGGCACAGTTCCTTACCGCCGACGTCCTCATTGGAGCGGGCTACCCGGCCTGCAACGTGATATCCTACACGCTCTACTCCAAAATCCTAGGGTCCAAGCCTCAGGTATGTTCACGTGTTCAGAACACAGCTTCACCGTTGACACGTATCTAATTCTAACGCCATCGTACTGAACCAATGAAAGGGGGCATTGAGAGATCTAAGACTCTGTTAGCATTTTTAGCATTCCAACTCATTCATCCACTGTGGCGGGAGTGTGTTCCGAATGACAGTACGACCATTGTCATGAATGGGGCTCTCATAGGCCATGTTTTCATTGGAATGAGAGCGGATTTTTGTAATGATCTTATTGCTTGTATGTACCCATACCTCCATTGTGACTCTCTGGACTCCCACTGCTTTGTGTTTTAATATTCTATGCCATGTTTTTCATAAAGGAATGAGAGGCTGGCACACAGGATATTGCTGCTGCCGGGTGCTTTATTCATGCAACATAATTAGGCGATGTTTAGACTTGGATTCAAATATTATGCTTGTTGAAGTGTTTAAATACTTATTCTGTGTATtagagtattttcaaataatgttCCCGAATCAACTACTTCTATTTGAAAGTACTGTATTTTCAAACAACTTCCTATAAATACTGTTTGATTATTTTTTgtaataatttttttttaaatgcttgtttccaaatacatttaaaatacccCCAGGACCAATCAGACCTGGGCTCgtatccacaaagcgtctcagagtaggaaatTGCACGTAAGTGCtgagaatataaatatttatgttAAAGGTTCAAAATAAAAGCTAGGCTTTACACCTCTTTAGTCATACGAGTCCTGACCTAGTTGACAGATGTTTTTAGGAGACCTCATGAGCTGTCCTAACCATTTAAGAGTTATCAGCAGGCGACTTGATAATAGAAAAATACAGTGAGTCAGTGGTTCCTGCGCCACATGGAATTTGTTTAGGAGTTGTTAAAAAGATTATTTAGATATTTCTATATGATCGATCCATAAATAATCCAGACCTACATGCAATTGTATGTATTGCTCTTTTGACAATGATTTCTCACAACGCCTAAAAAATGTAACATGTTGAGAGGTACTAATTTTTTTTTTctagctttcaaataggcacatTCATCTCCTCTCAACTGAAACTATTCTCtgggtccttagtgtacaagcGAAAGTAGTGGAGGTTTTTTGTCAGTAAAGCTGATAGACTAAAGTTTATGTTTTGAGTCCATACCAATGCTTTAAATCACATTAAAAGACAGTTTTgttcaggtaaaaaaaaaaggaagTGTAATTCGAATTCCCCTTTAATTGCCCATCTGGCCCTTTTTATTGGCGCCTCTGGCAATTTAATTGAGAGGGTTTTGGGGAAAGGTTTTCTGTCAACCCACAAGACATCAACTGGCTACACACAGAGTGatgcatgaatacacacacaccacacggaCATAGGCAATATCTCTGGAAATGTATTGGTTGATATTGTGTTAGGTTTTGGTTTTTTTAAAccaatagtggctaaccaggggtgggataatgtcaatgttgcCTTGATTTAGCTAGTAACTGGGAGCTTGCGTTGTCCCGatactttcagaattgtttggcgaGCTAATCATAGGTGTGCTGTGAGCTACTGGGAGTTCGCAATCGATCTGTTAGAGACCCCTGAGACCTGAGAGATCATATTAGGTTATCCCTTTGGTCATGCCTATAAGTTGGGAAATTGAAAGCATCTAGGGCTTATGttaaaaggtagactcagcgagagGCTCTACCTCACTGCTGTTTTTGGTCCTGTGGCTTCCATGCTGTACACAGCGTGAACCTAACCCGTGCACATGTGCAGTTACTGTGGGAGAGCGAATTGTTGCGtctcgctcatctcaatatcCTCTCAGGTGCTGCTCGCGGTGGCAACGTCAGTCTAGCTTTAACTCTGTGTTCAATGAAAATTATAGACCTTTCAAACATTGTATGCAACTATATAAACGTTGGACTCTAGCAAGAGGGGTTTTTGACTGGTTCAGAGTTCAATGTGCCACCATTTCGTGTTATAAGAATCCAGATGATTAGGGGACAATCTAAATAGATTACTGGAGATGGGGAAAGGCTGCAGGATAATGTTGTGTGCTTTTGTCAGTCACGCACAACATGGAAAGGAAAACAGAAGTTGGCCAAGTGTTAAACccctgtgtgtgaatgtgaggaTAATGTAGTGTGCATGTTTACTGCCTGTCCTGATTAGTGTGCGAGGCTGCTTACAGAaggtctaaaaatctgttttgggTCCATCCTGGGTCCACGTTGGGCTTTCAGCCTCATCTGTGTCATGGTGCTGGGGGCCATAGTTCTCATGGGGGGCCCCTCTACCACAAACTCATCTCCTTCGCCGTGCGTCATGGCAGGATCCTGGAGTAAGAAATGTAGACCCCACACCCATTTTAGGGCGGGGGGGGGGATGGGACTTTTTGTCGACTTCAATCCTAATACCTACTGTGAGCTGGGAGGCTTTTTGTTGTCGTCttaaaaacaggttttaacaggATTCTTAGGACCTTTTtatgagatgctttgtggatacgggctcTGGCTTCAAATGCATGGGAGTGTTTAAATATTTTGTACTTGAAAATACACTTCTATTTGAGTATTTACAAATAAATGTCCAAATATTCAAAGAAAATATATATCctaatacttactgtatgtaaatgtattgAATATTTTAAACCAGGTCTAGTTTATACTTCCCATTTCATCTTTGTCAGGCCAACCACAGGCCTCTCATTCCTTCATATAATTTCAACCCAGCACCGGTATTCACAAGTGTGCATATCATATTTTTCTACTATACCAGGtgtaacgttttttttttaaagttctcAGCTGGCTagactggtacagtgtgtgtaaaaaactagactggtacagtgtgtgtgtaaaaaggctagactggtacagtgtgtgtgtaaaaaggctagactggtacagtgtgtgtaaaaaggctagactggtacagtgtgtgtaaaaaggctagactggtacagtgtgtgtaaaaaggctagactggtacagtgtgtgtaaaaaggctagactggtacagtgtgtgtaaaaaggctagactggtacagtgtgtgtaaaaagctagactggtacagtgtgtgtaaaaagctagactggtacagtgtgtgtaaaaaggctagactggtacagtgtgtgtaaaaaggctagactggtacagtgtgtgtaaaaaggctagactggtacagtgtgtgtaaaaaggctagactggtacagtgtgtgtaaaaagctagactggtacagtgtgtgtaaaaagctagactggtacagtgtgtgtaaaaaggctagactggtacagtgtgtgtaaaaagctagactggtacagtgtgtgtaaaaagactagactggtacagtgtgtgtaaaaaggctagactggtacagtgtgtgtgtaaaaagactagactggtacagtgtgtgtaaaaagactagactggtacagtgtgtgtaaaaagctagactggtacagtgtgtgtgtaaaatgactagactggtacagtgtgtgtaaaatgactagactggtacagtgtgtgtaaaaagctagactggtacagtgtgtgtgtaaaaaggctagactggtacagtgtgtgtgtaaaaaggctagactggtacagtgtgtgtgtaaaaaggctagactggtacagtgtgtgtgtaaaaaggctagactggaacagtgtgtgtAAAAAGGCTagactggtacagtgtgtgtgtaaaaaggctagactggtacagtgtgtgtgtaaaaaggctagactggtacagtgtgtgtaaaaagcctagactggtacagtgtgtgtaaaaagactagactggtacagtgtgtgtaaaaagactagactggtacagtgtgtgtgtaaaaagactagactggtacagtgtgtgtgtgtgtaaaaagactagactggtacagtgtgtgtgtaaaaagactagactggtacagtgtgtgtaaaaTGACTAGACTGGTACAGTGTGTAAAAGTGAACAAAATGGAATAAATGTggttctttttttctctcctgtcccCCAGGGTGTGTACATGGGGTGGTTGACA
It encodes the following:
- the LOC139404286 gene encoding major facilitator superfamily domain-containing protein 8-like isoform X1, coding for MSQFMDSEENTPLLNDDSGSLSFPSSDDSQNDEYKSRWRSIRVMYFTMFLSSVGFTIVITSVWPYLQKIDDSANASFLGWVVAAYSLGQMLASPLFGLWSNHRPRREPLACSIFINVTANIYYSYVYLPTSQNKYHMLMSRALVGFGAGNVAVVRSYVAGATSLKERNSAMANTSACQALGFILGPALQAGLSFIGEQGVSVKVIDLQLNMYTAPALLAALFGVINILLVVLVLREHQVDDYGRHIRAINYVSEERMDVSQETEGNIDHVAVLTSNVLFFIIMFIFAVFETIATPLSMDMFSWTRKDAVLYNGIILSCVGFESILVFLLVKVLSQRIGDRPVLLGGLAIIFCGFFVLLPWGNRYPAIQWADLKNYTVIHETFAPNPAFAPTPVSNSSFEPTGCPAEQTWCQYTPAIHLAQFLTADVLIGAGYPACNVISYTLYSKILGSKPQGVYMGWLTASGSGARTLGPVFVSQVYTILGPRWAFSLICVMVLGAILLLGALYHKLISFAVRHGRILE
- the LOC139404286 gene encoding major facilitator superfamily domain-containing protein 8-like isoform X2, whose product is MSQFMDSEENTPLLNDDSGSDDSQNDEYKSRWRSIRVMYFTMFLSSVGFTIVITSVWPYLQKIDDSANASFLGWVVAAYSLGQMLASPLFGLWSNHRPRREPLACSIFINVTANIYYSYVYLPTSQNKYHMLMSRALVGFGAGNVAVVRSYVAGATSLKERNSAMANTSACQALGFILGPALQAGLSFIGEQGVSVKVIDLQLNMYTAPALLAALFGVINILLVVLVLREHQVDDYGRHIRAINYVSEERMDVSQETEGNIDHVAVLTSNVLFFIIMFIFAVFETIATPLSMDMFSWTRKDAVLYNGIILSCVGFESILVFLLVKVLSQRIGDRPVLLGGLAIIFCGFFVLLPWGNRYPAIQWADLKNYTVIHETFAPNPAFAPTPVSNSSFEPTGCPAEQTWCQYTPAIHLAQFLTADVLIGAGYPACNVISYTLYSKILGSKPQGVYMGWLTASGSGARTLGPVFVSQVYTILGPRWAFSLICVMVLGAILLLGALYHKLISFAVRHGRILE
- the LOC139404286 gene encoding major facilitator superfamily domain-containing protein 8-like isoform X3, with the protein product MILAGFTIVITSVWPYLQKIDDSANASFLGWVVAAYSLGQMLASPLFGLWSNHRPRREPLACSIFINVTANIYYSYVYLPTSQNKYHMLMSRALVGFGAGNVAVVRSYVAGATSLKERNSAMANTSACQALGFILGPALQAGLSFIGEQGVSVKVIDLQLNMYTAPALLAALFGVINILLVVLVLREHQVDDYGRHIRAINYVSEERMDVSQETEGNIDHVAVLTSNVLFFIIMFIFAVFETIATPLSMDMFSWTRKDAVLYNGIILSCVGFESILVFLLVKVLSQRIGDRPVLLGGLAIIFCGFFVLLPWGNRYPAIQWADLKNYTVIHETFAPNPAFAPTPVSNSSFEPTGCPAEQTWCQYTPAIHLAQFLTADVLIGAGYPACNVISYTLYSKILGSKPQGVYMGWLTASGSGARTLGPVFVSQVYTILGPRWAFSLICVMVLGAILLLGALYHKLISFAVRHGRILE